TCTGTGCAGGATTTGGGACTAGAGGGCAGCAAagctccaggccaggctgctgctggggagctcagctgggtgctgggggacccctgtgcccccaggctggggctgggggggggggggggctgcaagCCCTGTGGTGTGTGGGGAGGCAAGTGGGGGCCTCTTGTGTGGCTGGTGGGGCATGACCCCAGTGCTGATGCCCCATGGGGTGGgatgtgcccccccccccccgaggcTGGTGCTGCACCCCTGGACCCGCAGCCCCCTTGTTTCTGGGGATGCTTTAAAGGTCAGAGGCAAAAACCgcagctggaggaaaagctgTTGTAAAGCCTGCGCAGCTCTGCGGAGGTTTCGTGGCATTTGTGGGCAGACGTTAACAGCTACAAATGTTGAAAGCAAACAGTTGGGAATCTGTTCttgtttttgtgtttcagtTGGTTCCCGGGTGCGGGGTTGCGTGTTTCCTATGCAACAGCGGATGGCTGCACGGAtgcatccctgtccccatcccaggcTTGCTCAGGGGCTCCAGCACCGCTCTGGGAGGGTCCTGCCCTCAGGGCCTGGCAGGTGAGAGGAGCAAGCCTGGATTTTTCCAGGAgaatgcttggggttttttttccccctagtttatttttataaatagcaGCCCCAGAACAATctgttccttttatttatttgtgtggAGTGAATTTTAGTCCTGGCAGAAGATGCTGCGTTGATGGCTTCAATAACTAAGAGCTCCCGTCTGTCCCAGCCCTGGCAAGGATGCACCCCTCGGCTGCAGACCGTGACCCTGGGGGGGGCTTTGGGGCCATGGACTgtgcctgggctgtgctggtgccctgcaaggtggggtgggaggtgggcaAAGGGGGCTGCACTGGTACTGAGCGCTGCAGACCACTGGGTATCACGGGGTacatccctgtcccctgcaTTAGTGCTGGCCGGGGTGATGCGTGTTCCCACGTGCAATGACTGTGGTTGTGGGGACCCCCCACCTCTGTCTCTCTACTGGTGACCCCTCAGCCTGTGTGCAATGCTGGGCTATGGCTGTAGTCCCCTTCCCAGGTTGTGCTTCTACCCACAGCTGATTTCTGGCATCTCTAACCAGAAGATGCTCAGGCTTTGGATAAATGCTCAGTAAAACCAGTGTGATGGCTCTGTGGGTCACACGGGAGCGTTCAGGGCTGGGAGCCtctcagctccagctgtgctgggacacaACAGGCCCCATTCCTGCCTTGCTGAGGGCCACCTAGAAGCTGCCAAATTCCAGCTTCCTACTCAAACCACTACCCCAGGTAGCCTCCCACAGGAGGTTCTGCATCCTCgtctccccatccctctgttGCACCACCATCCCCTGCACCACCGCACTTTGGTTGATGAGTTCCTACTCACCGTTGATTTGGTTCCCTTGAAGGTAGAGGTTCTCGAGGTTGGTGCTGACCCGGGGGATCTTCTGGAGCCTGTTGTAAGAGAGGTCCAGCTcgaggatgctgctgctgttgaaagTGTTGGTAGAGAGACCTTGATTTGTTAGGCTGTTGTGGGACATCCGTACATAGAGCAGCTTGGGAGAGACCTTGAAATAGTCATCAGGGATGGTGTTGATGTAGTTGTACTCTAGGTAGAGCTGTTCCAAAGCCATTGGGAGCCCATCGGGGACTTTCCTGAGGTGGTTGTAGCTCAGATCAGCAAGGATCAAGGACTTGAGTCCTTTGAGGGATGCTCCCATCTCAAAAATGTAGTTGTGGCTGAGGTACAAGGCTGTGAGGTTCTCCAGACCCTCCAGAGCGTTGGAGGGGACCCTGGAGATCTGGTTGTAAGACAAGTGGAGCTCTCTCAGGGACCGGGGCAAGGGGCTGGGCATCTTGGTTAGGTTGTTGTTGTTCATGTACAACCTCTCCAGGTTTTTGAGTTTGGCAAAGACCCTCTTGCCCATCTTCTCACTGTTGATCTGGTTGTTGTGCAGCGCGAGCCATTCCAGCTCCGTGGCGTTGTCGAAAGCTCCCTCTTGGATGGCGGTGATCTGGTTGTTCTGGAAGTAGACGTATTTCATGCGGGAAGGCACGAAGGGCAGGTACCTCAGGTTACGGGTGTCACAGTACATGGCTGATGAGAAGTTAGGGGGGCAATCACACTCCTGGGGACACTGCCAGGAAAGGGCTTGCTGAGGTTCAGGGCCGGGCTCTGCCTCTGTGTCTGGGGCTGGGAGGTAAGAGTACACGTAAGGGGTGTTGTCATCCTCGTAGTAGGGCATGTAGTTGTAGGAGGACATACGGGACTGCCGTATGTAGTATTGTAACCAAGCCATGTCTTCTTCTTCATTGTACTGGCCCAGCGAGGCTCCGCAGAGCCCAGCGATGATCAGGACGGTGGCCCAACGCATGGTGCCGATGCTGGAGGGACCTGGGTGGGGGAGAAATGGGGAGGAAACCATCAGCAGAGTCAGGCCTGATGGAAGAGCTGGAGGCAGGCGAGCTGCACCCCGTGGCCTGGGCACCCGGTGGGGGTGGatgtggcagcagccctgcGTGGGGTTGGTGGCActtggcagcagagctggagaacCAGGGGACCTGGGTGAATCCTACCCAAAAAATTGTGGCTGAACACATGTCCCCTGCCTGCAGGTAGCTGGTCAGTCCCCTTTCCACCTCAGGCCTGCTAGAAACCTCCATCCCAGCGGATATCTGCTTGCAAAATCTTTACTTATGGGTATTTCTCTTACAACTGTGTAGAGGATGGAGATATGGGATGCATGGTCTGAATTTGTGTCAGGGCACGCAGCTCTGCTCCAGGGTGCCTGGGATGTGCCTGCGCCGGCCCTGCAcggagggaggagaagggacaCGGACACTCTCTGGCCAAGCAGGGAGCCATGGCTGTGGGAACAGGTTGATGGAGCTCAAGGCATGTTTCAATGGAGCTATATTTATGCTACACTCGCTGGCTACATGATACGCTGTGGGTTTCATCcagctctcccttcccccacagAAACGCAGGATGCTCATGCTGCTTAGGACTGATGTAAATCCTGGTAAACACATTctggcttatttttttaaatgaaatcactTTCAAGCTTCAATTTCCCTGAGCTCAGCCCCGACGTGAAAAGCGGCAGCATCCACCGGCCCCTCGAGGCCAGTGTGACCAGGGAGAGAGGGAGCTGTCACCTGGTGCTTGGACCCTGCTTATGAAATCCAGCCGGCCGAGGGCTGACAGccaggaggagagcagggctgagggCTCGGAGCAAGGCAGGCCTGTCCCCGAGCCCCTTGGCTTGACGTGGACTTCACCGCTGCCCCATGCCATGCCCAGGGCAGCGTGCCGGCACACCGCGGCGCTGGCGCTGGAGGACTCCAGCCCGGGCAGTTCATCCTGACGCCTCATCTCGGGGCGAAATGAGCACACAGAGCAGCTTGAAATGCCTCCAGGAAATACGCGGGCTGttcggagggggagaggagtcgctcctgcctgctggctcctgtACGCGTGTCTGGGAGCGCGGAGCTGCTGGTGCATCCCTGCCAGCTCCGCGCCGGCAGCCGTGCTGCGGGTGATGCTCGGGCATGGGCCACTGTCCCTCCTCACCGTGCCAGGGGGTGGCCGCGGGGTGTCCCAATGGAACCCCACCACGTCCCCACCCCACAGCGAGGAGGGGATGTCTCGCCTGGCAGACAAAGAGGGCACAGTCTGCTCCCAGCCGGCGGCCGCCCTGCCACCGAGGCAAACTGGCAGGCTGCTCGTGCTTGGAAGAAAAGAGGGATTGAGGTGGCGGCGGGCAGGCATGGCTCCCTGGCTttctcctgctctccctccttccccctccgTGCGCTCGTGTGGCCGAGGGCAGATCAGATGTGGTCCTCCGGGATGCTGTGTGCAATGGGGGAGCTTGGCAGTCACAGAGGagtttcttctcctcctccattCTGCTCCAGGGCTCTCTGCCTGCTGAAATACCAGAGCCGCCCTGCTCTGCGCAGGGGCTTCTCCACCCGTGCAGAGCTGCttggcagccccctcccagggGGGCCCTCTCTGCAGGGCAGGACCGACCCGTGGGGTCCCTCCACTTTTCCTAGTGGTCCCCTTCAGTGTACTGGTAACCCCAGAGTCTGTCCTCAGGAGACACCGCTGCCC
The window above is part of the Falco biarmicus isolate bFalBia1 chromosome 16, bFalBia1.pri, whole genome shotgun sequence genome. Proteins encoded here:
- the FMOD gene encoding fibromodulin is translated as MRWATVLIIAGLCGASLGQYNEEEDMAWLQYYIRQSRMSSYNYMPYYEDDNTPYVYSYLPAPDTEAEPGPEPQQALSWQCPQECDCPPNFSSAMYCDTRNLRYLPFVPSRMKYVYFQNNQITAIQEGAFDNATELEWLALHNNQINSEKMGKRVFAKLKNLERLYMNNNNLTKMPSPLPRSLRELHLSYNQISRVPSNALEGLENLTALYLSHNYIFEMGASLKGLKSLILADLSYNHLRKVPDGLPMALEQLYLEYNYINTIPDDYFKVSPKLLYVRMSHNSLTNQGLSTNTFNSSSILELDLSYNRLQKIPRVSTNLENLYLQGNQINEFSISSFCTVVDVMNYSRLQVLRLDGNEIKRNAVPPDAPLCLRRATIIEI